The Diceros bicornis minor isolate mBicDic1 chromosome 9, mDicBic1.mat.cur, whole genome shotgun sequence nucleotide sequence AGGCACAGAGTGTCAGCCTCTCAAGTTTGCAGTCTAAAATCTCTGATTGCTGTTAGTCATGAGATTTTCACTTGGGAAAACTGGGAAGGTGAAATTCATTTCACGTGCTATGAAGAAACTCACTGCAGATAAAACagtaacttgccaaaggtgaATGCACAATTTTAGAGCATATGTTTGCAAAAATTTCTCTAAGTACACCATCAAAGGTTATTCCTATGCATTGAAGCCTACCTTATTATATAAGAACCCAAATGACCATGTTTAGTAGCATTTGATGAGAAGGAAGTGTTTTATGTATTCATCGATCATATTTTAATTATGGGCCTCAGTAGTAATATGGCATCAAAGCAAAAAGTAATACAACATAAGTCTTAATCCATCAACATTTCTAGGCTCCGAAGACAAAGTATACACATTGTATTCAGTTTAAAAGGGAATAAATCAATGATCATAGGCATTTTACATTTCTATAGAAGAGTGCCTTACTTTTAAGATTCAcgggaagggaagaaaaaagttGACAGCGTGATACTATTATAATTCATTCTagtaaaaattgtaaaaagaaaaaagaacttagaTGAGCAACTTCATGATCAGCTGCATAACTATCATCTATAATTAAGTAACTGGGTATTATTAAATACAGTCATGAAGCAAAGTATCTTCCTGCCTTCTAAACCCTAGAAGGGAATATTAATACTGCTTGCTGAAATATTTCCATCATACTAAGTCATCCTgttatttaaaatgataataacttAGACTTATACAAAGATAAGAACTCAAGCTATATGACACTTTCGAGCCAAACACctaactttaaaattattttaattgcaaCTTAATTTACAGGTTACTCAAAAGTGAATGATCAGATTCTAAGCATTATAACTTCATGGCATTTTATATTATTGTCACCCAAAAAGTTACAGTCTGAACAAGTGAAAGAAGAAACATTCTGattcacttttaaaaatcacataatggATAATTTCTATAAGGGATTTATGCATTTATACTTTACAAGCAGTTACACTAACTATAAATTGTCCTTCCCATCTGAatatttgaaggtaaacattATTTTGCAAATTTAGGTATTTGAATTCTGACATTAAATGACTTAATGCATAAAAATACAGACTAAGTAATACTGAATCATACACCTATATAAATATGAGATTAGTTCTACTAAACTGTGTTCTACTCAGTGGCTGATCAGCTGGTGTCTCTGCGTTGTTGTGCATAGAACTTCTCTGGATGTAGTGTATTTGCATACAATTTAGGGTCCACTCACTTAAACAGTTACCTCTAGTGCAAAAATACATCAAGGCTTCGCTTGTGTCCCTTACCTTTGCCATGGCTTCTCCCATCCTCCAAAAGCGGCACTACAATAGTGTTGTTCACATTTCCAGGTGACCGCACAGCTGTGTAGACAACAGGCACCGACTGTACCACCACGGGGATGCGGTGAACATGACTCAGTTTGTTAGACTGTAAATTCATGGGACTTGAAGGCGGTACAGGATGGATAATGTGCAAAAACTGCTGGCCTCCCACACCAGATGCAGAGGCAACAAGGGGCCCTGGAGTTAATACTGTTGACGAAGACGATGCTGAAGATACTGATGTTATAACAGTTGGGGACGAGGCTGGACGACTAGAAGACGATGAAGAGGTTGAAGTTGAAGAAGGTGAGGAGGCAGACGCTGTCATGGAAACTGGGGAGGATGAAACGGCTGTGGGGGATGTCCTGGCTTTGTTGATTGACAAGTCCACTGGCTCAGTTTGTGTTTGGAAGTGATCTACAGATAATGAGTCCTCCGGGGGCTCCCCTTTCACATTATTTAGCAACAAGGGAACAGCTTCCATATCGGGGTAGTTGTGGACGTTTGGAGActgtggggagaaaaatggaacacatatttatatttgttaatcATACATTTTAATAGATGCATGATTTATTacttgaatttaaaatttttttctcttattgctaTGGAACATTAATTCattctccaaatatttgaagGATTGCTCTGTGACAGTCATTGTAATTAAAGTTGAGAATACAAAAGTACAAAACAGAGTAAGACAAGGCCTCTGCCATAAAGACATTTTCATCCtattgggagagagagagaaaattgttAATATCCAGTGAAATAGGTATTCTATAAGGGAGAAAAGAGGCCATAGGAACCCAAAAAGGAACAGCAACTTTACATAAAATCTTCTAAAAAACAAGCTGGAAAGCAAGGCATTATCtacttaaaaatgtataaatccaacctatttagttaaaaatatttattttgttggttTGATCCATCACTGCATtcatgagtctcagtttcctcagttatAAACTAATGGGAATTTTGATTAGATAACCTTAAATATCCATTCAAGCTCTAAAATTCTACAATTTCATGATTCTAACATTTACTCAACACTATCATAATCTAGAGGCATAATATTACCTGGCAACATACTGGGAAAACTCACTATGACATTTCAACTTTCATATTTGATGCAAGAGCTACCATACCATTCTCATTATGGCATTAAAAAAGGGCACAAAGTTCTCCAACCTCCCATATCCGATTACTAAATGATTCAATACAAATCATTTCTAACAACTGGATTATAACTTAACTCTTAGTGATGACAACATTTTTTCTCAAAATACTGTACAGAACTACAATGGATATTTTAGGAAATAATAATTTTAGGGAGAACTTactctggaaaatttaaattatcTACGACTGTTTTGTTTAAGATAATGATGATAATTTTGTTCAagttcatttttgttcttttaagttTTAATGAACAAAATTTAATTGTAATAATAATGAAGACTCCAAGATTCTACCCAGATTAATGGGCTCAGTATGATACTTCTgggcataaatatattttattcttacatTTACTCACCCATAAATCcaacaaatattattgaatgcctacttcCAAGGCTCAAAATGGCCCAAGAATTCTATTAGCATGTGTCAGTCGAGCCTTAACAGGGAGAATTAGACTGTAACAGATTATTTTGGTTACATCTAATTTGACCAGGCTAACATAGACATTATTGTTCTATTATATGAAGACTAAAAACTTTTTTTCAGCTTCAGTATGGAATCAGAACAACAATGCCTAAAACTACATTGAATTGGTTCATTTCATTCtttgtttaataaatgattttGGTTTGCTATTCCCCCCAAAACTTGAGCATACACTTAAAGGAACAAAACATGTTTCTTAAAACCTTCttcatagaaaataaattatagcTCCATTCAAAACATACAATAGGCAGTCGCGCAAAGGAATTTTattcaacaacaacaatgaaagaaagaaaataagtcaaCAATGGTACCAGATCAACTTTAAAAAGGGAAATGggctgatttttattgttttttttttttccttccaagttAACATGGTTACTTAcccacaaaaagataagaattagAAAATGAACCATCCAAAATATCTACTGTATGATATtctaaatgacaagatttcattttaTGTGCTGAAATTGAGAAATAAGTTTAATCCTCTCAGacattaagaaacaaaagaaaaaaccaaacacCATAAACTGAACTACTTTGATACAAAGTTATTAACATTATTTACTCTTCTAACTAGGATAGTGTTTCAATTCGTTCTCAGCATTATTATATAATTTCTTCATAGAACAATGTAAGATGTTTCTTATTACTTTGTTATACCCACATAGAAATTCTTTGTTGAGGTTGCTTTCATAAAACATATCAACTGGTTTGTcattaaaattacaaaacacatcATTAAGCACATATTATCAAACACTGCTTGACTTCAAATATAGCCTTGATtagtttctctctttttactGTATTAGACATATGGAAAATTCTAATTTTGAAAATAGTGACTATTTCCACCAcgaatttttttcctcctaactACCTACTTAGACAGAAGGTTCCTACATAGGTTTACAAACCCAGGGCTGAGGTGTAACTCATCATTGTAGAAACGCTTCATAATGTAAACGAAAGGCTACTTTAGCAGATTACGACAATACAGGAGGTGGTGAATAAGAAGCTTATTTGTAAAGATGGCATCTAAGGTATCAAGCTTCACTGAACTTTGCCAACTGCTCCGACTTCTCCTGACAAACAGGAGCCACCTTTTGTAGATACCTGCTTAATCCTtcactgagaaaaatatttactcCTTAAGCTGTTTTACAGCAACAGAACAGTGTTCCCCTTATAATTCTGTTGTACATACTAGAAAACTATGAAGGTCAAATACTAAGAGCCCCTATCCTTTCAAATACTTGAGAATTACATAGCTTTTGCACGAGCTCAaatcaaaatatagaaaatgctCATAAAAATAAGGAAGGATACTCAAACCTTTGGACCAAAGACACATCTTGTTTGGAACCTTGGACATATTTTGCATGAATTTATAAGCGTAAACATCGCAGAGGCACATGCTGGTTCCTTTTCCATATGTAGCAGTTGAAATGCAGCCAGCATGTCCAAAAATAATGCCTCATCAGTATAAAGAGGACAAAATCCTTACTGTACCATTCATCTGTTTACAGTGTTGATATAATATTATATCCTCAGAGCCCATACTAATCTCTTCTACTGTGATAATGTGGCAGGTGAAGCCACCCATAATTCCAGCTTCAGGCTCcacatacatgtatgtaaagCCAGCAGTACTGCACAAATATGGTTCCAAAACAGTTATGGTTTACTCTTGATCCTGAAATTATCCTTAGGAATTCATTTCTTTACACCTTTATAAAGTGGAAAATCGAAACGCGCTGGTTCTAAGGTATGAATCCACAAATGTGTAACTGTAGTAAGGTGTTGGGCATGCAAGAGACAGCCGAGAGAGAGCAAAAGCTGAGAGAAATCAAAGGAACACACCAAAGGAGAAGAACTTAGAGCAgctagaaattaaagaactacaGGTATTTGAGAAAGTAGGAGAAGATATGGGTATGTTACCAGGAAACAGCCTTTAAGAAAGGGTAGGCATCCtggaaagaccagaaataatAACGACAAGTTATAAGTTTTAAGCCCAACGAGGAAGAGAAACTTCTGTAAAAAGAACAAAGGATTCCACACTAAAATTTCACCCTTGGTTACTTAGTAACTTCTCAATTCTTGATACAATACTGATGGACTACTGATAGCAATGTCAATGAAGTagtgttgttgtttgtttgttttaaataaaagccCATCAAGATTTTTGCCTGGGCGTGGTGACTTTAGTTGAATTTTTGCTGCTGATGTCCCTGGTGTGGAAAAGATAATCAAACACTTAATATATTCAGTACTATCAAAAGAAATATACTCCTTCTAAAGATAAGAAGATTTAAGGAAATACTGGATTTTTGTCAAAGAGAATGAGAGTAgttaatttcattttccaaaagaTTATATAATATCTCCTGAAAAGGtccacaataatttttttaataaaatgttttaagaaataattgcataaatacacacaaaagtGCGGCAAGGTAAATGtatgaatatacttaataaaAAACATGTATGTGAAAATCTAAAGATAAACAGGAATATATTGTtacatattatcattttcttcaAAAGTCTGAAAGTcagttttattaataataatccactcaataaaatattacaCAAAATATTCTAGTGAACATATTCCTTTCAGTGATTTAGGGATTACATGTGAGCTTTCCTAATCAGATCCTCTTTTTcctgaataaacattttaaaatgtaacttcAGTTTTAGGCATTTTGTTGACCGAATATAAAAAATGAATCTAAAACCTCCTATGTGTCACTACCTAGAGTACTAGATGTGTTTCCTACAGTCAGTCATTCCTATCAGCTGAATCTTATGGTCTGCCAGTGAATAAAAAGCGTTTTTAATACTGGTCATGTATTTTAGTCACCTGgtaatcttaaaaagaaaaaaaaaactcctggatATCACTCCATCTTTGGAAAGCTCTCCAGAGATTCTTATGTGTAGTCCTGGTTGAAGACCTCTTGGATAATATTTTACTACATGTTATCCAAGATTTATATGCTTTCTGTTTTGTCTTTAATGGCACCAAGGATTTCTAGAGATGtggcacatgtgcacacacgcacagacacaaACAGGATCtccccatctatccatccaactatctatccatccatccatccatccatccatccatccatccatccatccatccatcctgttttaaaataaattgtttgattttatcttaaaattttttgagaaataatctCATGGGAGTTTTCAGAAGGGATTATAAAGTGACTTTCCCAACATTACATAGCTTCTGGCTTAAATGTCACAAGAATCTTTCCTTTATAGCCTGTTGTGTGATTATTATAGTAAGAAAATTTGATTGGGACAGAAAAAATTCGAATTCATGACCTACCCTGTCACTTACTACCTGCCCCAATTTTGGTATTGTAATTAAAATTCTCTAGGTCTGAGTTTATCCATTTATAAAAGAGTAATATCATTTCTAAACCCATACAATTGCTGTGCAGATGAAATTAAGAGCATTAAGTGCTTTTAAGTAAAACAGAAATGTGGGGAAGAAGCAATGAGCTTCCCTCGTTAGCACTAAAAATTCCTAACACCACCTAATCTATTACTAAAATTCTCAGAAGTGACTTGACACCCTGAACTCAGCATAAGATATATTGTGATGCACAATCGACTAAACACAGCCAACCTAGAGGTATAGTGTTTGTGTTTGCTGAACaaccaaacaaatacatagagtaCAAAAGTAGCTGAACAAGTCAAAACACTGTAGGCATTTTTAGGGTCCACATATGATTTAAACAAACATATTTTCTCTTATAGAAGACAGTTGTCtgacactttaattttttttctgtatttttcagctTAATTAGATTGGCTTACAGGATGATCATGTGATAGTTGatggaatatattttaattgattggtctgattttttttgtgtgtgtgtgtggtgaggaagatcagccctgagctaacatctgccaatcctcctcgttttttgctgaggaagactggccctgggctaacatccgtgcccatcctcctctactttatatgggacgtcaccacagcatggtttgacaagcggtgcggcagtgtgcgcacaggatccgaaccccgggccaccacagcagagcgcgcacacttcactgccatgccactgggctggcctctggtCTTATTTCTTAATTCCACAATATAAATAACCTATATCAATCCATAGTTCAGTTTGTATCCATTatgacaataatatataaatatataaaataatcgtGCTGGGATGTTGACAATTCTTTAATAGTCTTATCATGGGATGAAACAGCAGAGCattatttgtttcttgttgtctcagtagaaaattaatttataaaagtttCACTGTCTGACTTGGTAATTAATTGAGTATGTACTTTTTAATGGGAGGTGCTTAAAGAAATTTACTATGCACTtcatgaaaaaggaaataaactaaatCTACAACTCCCTTCCTGTGCTCCTTTGAGCTTTTAAGTTATATTGAATTATTTCAAACGCAAGTATATTTTAATTGCATGCTTTTAAATGCAAGTATATTTTAATTGAGCCAgccccggtggtctagtggttaagattcagggcTCTCACTgccgtggcctgggttcatttcccggtcagggagccacaccacccgtctgccggttgtcatactgtggtggtttCATGTTGCTGTGATGGTGAAAGTTATGCCACCgatgtttcaaataccagcagggtcacccacggcg carries:
- the KLF12 gene encoding Krueppel-like factor 12 isoform X3, whose protein sequence is MNIHMKRKTIKNINSFENRMLMLDGMPAVRVKTELLESEQGSPNVHNYPDMEAVPLLLNNVKGEPPEDSLSVDHFQTQTEPVDLSINKARTSPTAVSSSPVSMTASASSPSSTSTSSSSSSRPASSPTVITSVSSASSSSTVLTPGPLVASASGVGGQQFLHIIHPVPPSSPMNLQSNKLSHVHRIPVVVQSVPVVYTAVRSPGNVNNTIVVPLLEDGRSHGKAQMDPRGLSPRQSKSDSDDDDLPNVTLDSVNETGSTALSIARAVQEVHPSPVSRVRGNRMNNQKFACSISPFSIESTRRQRRSESPDSRKRRIHRCDFEGCNKVYTKSSHLKAHRRTHTGKVTGNWNV